One Leguminivora glycinivorella isolate SPB_JAAS2020 chromosome 15, LegGlyc_1.1, whole genome shotgun sequence genomic window, aataaaattgtccattcagaacaactcggttaaaagatattgaaaaaatctttaatatcgaggttccgctctcgactgtttcctccttcaaaacttaatcaaaagtaacaaaatttgagaatctgaataacaatgaaataatctgtgtcggaccgtttagttttcttggctaattgttaccaattttgaataccatacctttttttgcgccataatcaataaggccgtttttggaaaattttgatgggctctagcgtctttaaaaataagaatatcaaaaaaatcaaaacggtccgacacagataaaaataataacaatttgtgttgaaaaagtcattgctctatcttcaaaccagggaggaaatagtcgagagcgtttgtatggagaattgacccctcctgtatcagATCTGTCTGTTCGCAACCTTTTGCCctgatatatgtaatatatgaTAATCTGGCATCGGTTTTCTCAGCCTGACAGTCAAACTTTGATGAATTTATGACGTTTAGTTAACCCTTGTAGAGGCGGGGCTATTCAAATCTATGCAGACTTATTGTGGGACGATTCTAGCAAGTGAGCTAGGAAGCTttgatataatttataatttttttataaaaacaaggTCGTACATTATGACAAAATAGGTTGAGTTCTCCTACAGCAAGGTCAGCAAGTAAAAAAGAGGAAAAATCGGgggataagtgcgttttcacattatccgatccgatatcggatgtcggaccgacatcccatacattaaaggcgccatcttggattttttccattgaaatccttccgacatccgatatcggatcggataatgtgaaaacggcctaaagcAAGTCAAATAAACACTTTAAAAGAAAACATTAGGGACCATGATATTAAGCAGTTTTTGAAATAGAATCTTGTTTTTTAACGGACGAGTCtttacggaaccctacaatAAGCGTGAAAATTGGAAATACATGCTCCTGGTcgattattttaaaactttgcTTACAAACAAACGCCCAGCCGGCCTGTAAAAAATCGAAGCGCGTCTGTCTGTCGTGATTTAATTTGACATGAAGCTGATTTTATTTGCATTAGTGTTTTCGCAAAaacaaacttaaaaataacttttaaccTACATAGCTAAAAGACCCTGAACAGATGATCACATTtaaattattcacaattattTATGCAGGCAGTCGTTTGGAGTAATTACCATTCTATACCATCCAATATTATATCTAAAGATCCattgtttttacatattttaaatactaaatTTGGGATttgtaaatgtaaatacaaatcaaaatacagtcacataattatttttaaacgcgtatgactacatattaaactgaccaacgtttcagggacggatTTGTCCCCGTgatctcggagaagactggcttgaaatgacatcaacacgtgtcaacaccttctgacagccgcgcgagtttttcgaactacccgcacttggttttgattatttGGGCTAGGGATTCTGTGTGGATTCTGTCGACACACAGTCAAAATACAGTCGTCGAAAAATGGCCTAGCCAAGTTGATAAAATGCTCGCGATAACAGAACGCTTCATCTTTCCTTCACTTGACAATTGGCACGTTGactaaaaagttatttttttttattgcataaCTTACGCACCCTGATGTCCTAAGTGAATGACAACAAACTTATCATGAAATTAGTAAATCACTTACAATAACAAAACTAAATAGCGGTCATCATTATCAGTAACGAATataagcaaaaaaatattattattgccCTGACTACTCTCATTATTCTCATTAATATTTCGAATCTTGCTTCGAGCAGAGTAAAAAACTCATAATGAAACTGTTCGcgctatttttattaataaccatAGTGTTGGTAGAATGTAACCATATGTTTTGTGGTACAAGTGTCATGAGGCCATTGGTGCATCAAGAGCAAGCAGAATATTCGTGGAAATTGTTCCAAAAAAGGGTGGAAGTTATGTATTATAAAATGCCTGTTGTGCCTGGTGAAATGCGGACCATTCAGGTaaattaatcatcatcattagccTGCCTTTATCCCAGTCatatgtcttcctcttccttaacccttaaatgcatgaatttttcttttaacgagatatgtgatagacaatggttttctgactcttggaaaaaaaataaaaaaaatattgaataccgattttaatactaaatcagtgttagaactTAAATAggctaaaacttatttatataaatatatagttattggtaagttttatttgtaaagttttactactattagaaaggtaggtacactatttgtgaaacccccatgatcaaatgtttaaacataaactaattactaactccgaaaaaatctgcctaaatcacatacagtgaaacctggttaagtgggacctggataagtgagaaacctctttagctgggacccaaggtgcggtcccgacactttcgcaccgatttacctctgttgttagtgagacaaaacagacctctataactgagatagccttttcgattttttagtcacatttccctctattagtgagacagagcgtgtattttacctctgttactgagactatatttgaaatgtatattcacttaattgtttgttaagaattttatagaaatttacctctgtatctgagatacagtcagtctatgacctctgtaacttggactttattgaaaatctatttccatatttttaataactctttACGCGATTGATTCTTTGTGTTTAGGTGAGTTTAAGGGTTttcttttaagtaattaaaactaaaatttcgaTTTGTAACATAGTAACGTAGTTATCCTCCATGGTTTTCACGCAGTTTAATCAAAGTTCGCAATCAAAAGTTATTAGTACACAAACGATGGAAAACTTATAATAACCCTTTAGATAGGGCAGAGTTTGTATTTTTGAGAAAAAGGGAACATAAACTAGCAGCCGAATGTTACAAGAATTATATCTCACTGACCgaagacataatatataaatcacCAAATTATTTTTGGTCATTTATTAAATCTAAATTTCCTGTTAATATTATACCCGATCAAGTGTCATTTAATGGGGTAACTACTAGTGATGGGGTAGCCATGAGTAATCTTTTCAATGATTATTTCAATTCTGTGTTCGTCCCCTCTCCTAGTGATGGGCAAGGAGCGCCACTGTCGCAATGTTCCACTGATAGCCTAATTGATCTATGCTCTATTGATATTACAGAAGATTTGGTTTTTAAGCAATTGAACGGAGTAAACGTTAAAAAAGGTAGCGGTACTGATTTTATTCATCCCCTCTTTATTAAAACATGTGCTAAAGAACTTACTGTACCCATTacaaaaatttttcaaaaatctaTTTCGTCAGGAACCTTTCCCGAGTTATGGAAAAAGGCTTTAATAACCCCGATACATAAGAGTGGCGACTCTAAATTAGTCACTAATTACAGACCAATTagcaaattaaatatatttggTAAAGTTTTCGAAAAAATTGTCACCACAGAAATAACTGCAACTATTTATCAGCATATTTCAGAACATCAGCACGGCTTCTGTCGTGGCCGCAGTGTTGATACAAACCTTCTCAACTTctctgattttattttaaataaaatctcatCCGGCTGGCAGGTGGACGCCGTGTATACCGACTTCTCGAAATGTTTCGATAAAATTAACCATTTTAAGTTAATTGAGAAGCTCCGGAGGCTCGGTATTCACGGTGACCTCCTCAGGTGGATTCAATCTTATCTTAGGAACCGAAGCCAGGCTGTGGCACTGAAGGGTTATACATCTCGTTTTCTGCCAGTGCCCTCAGGGGTGCCACAAGGATCTCATCTTGGTCctcttctttttattttatatgttaaTGACATGGCAACCTGCTTCAGAAATTCGGAACACCTTGTTTATGCTGATGATACAAAGATTTTTAAAGCTATATCTTCTGAAGCGGATTGTCATGTCTTACAACATGATCTTGACAGTTTTTATGAATATTGTAGCAATAATCATCTATACCTAAACTTAGACAAGTGTTTTGTGATTACTTTCTCCcgaaaacaaaatataataaattttaattatttaataaatggaAAGAAGATAACTAGAGTTAGTTCTATTAGAGATTTAGGTATTACTATGGACACACAGcttaattttaatattcataTTGACAACATTTGTAACCGAGCCTACAAAAATTTAGGTATGATACTAAGAATGAGTAAACCCTTCAGGCGCCCCTGCACccttaaaatactatttaattcaTATGTCAGGAGTATTCTGGAATTTGGGTCTGTGATCTGGTCTCCTCAATACCATATCCATATTAATCGCCTAGAAAGAatacaaaatgttttcttaCGAGCACTCTGTTACAGAACCGGCACTTTATTTGAGTCATCAGCCAGGTCGGCTAAGCATTTCAACATAATTTCTCTTTGTAATAGAAGACTTTTTATAGacacaatgtttttatttaaaatcttaaaaaattaaattaatagccCAAATCTACtacaaaatattatgtttaatgTACCGCATCGTTCCTTACGTCCTCGAAATTTGTTTTATGTGAGTTTCGCACGTACTAATTATTCTAGGCATACTTTTTTCAAACGTGTATCTAAAAATTACAATGAATATTTCTATgacatcgatccatttatgcattCACTTCCAGCTTTAAAAGGACTTATTAGATCTAAACTTTTGTTGTTAAAGTAAATTTATCATATGTTTTTCTCCTCGCAAAGACGCATTTGCATGTTTTTGATGTATACCCtacttttaaaaacatttatgaacctccaggtcttttataCCTTATATATGTTTGCTACCTATGTTATTTGATATATGACTGTATGTGttctgaacaataaataaataaaaaaaaaaaaaataataataaaaattataaaataaaatataaaatataactttcataatataaaatttctaTGACACAATGACATATGACATgtcttatatattatttaaaggcttatttaccttttcttttagcatgcaactaataataactatttatgaaaaacaccttatcacctctataactgacacATCCActattctggcctctattagtgataccctctgtaagtgagacaaactttgtattatacccatctaactgagaccctgaataagtggaatacctctttaagtgagataaattttgtcgtcccttgaagtctcacttatccaggtttcactgtactAAAGAT contains:
- the LOC125234101 gene encoding uncharacterized protein LOC125234101; protein product: MKLFALFLLITIVLVECNHMFCGTSVMRPLVHQEQAEYSWKLFQKRVEVMYYKMPVVPGEMRTIQGILAYDKTHTTASANITEGGLGYDFVKIRMKSQRGEKLHYDIYIYA